In the Ensifer adhaerens genome, one interval contains:
- a CDS encoding alpha-2-macroglobulin family protein → MRAFFGLSTLFLSILTADIPAVAQESGRQIEITKDGDYFGFDLRTEQNVSLDECQQTCIADQACRAFTYNPKVKWCFLKSDYNQLNTFPGAIAGKVVQPQATQADIGAPPRLKFLSDQILQDARNTKANLALADDQQGMGVNTLIDMARGQAGMGNIENALKAFQGALAITPDDAELWLEAARTANRITNNSAVSMQAAIAAINGYELTRTTESRAHALAVMAKSLEGAENFRAALNAYKASLELVKAKSVEAAYLDLKQRKGFRVVEHTIDSDAATPRACVQFSEQLLKSGADYASFVTVNGAAPKALEAKGDQICIEGLSHGERYKLTVRTGLPSTVDEVLEAPVTLDIYVADRAQMVRFTGDSFVLPSTARRGIPIVSVNTDSAKLKLYRVGDRSIAQVLQSSQFLTQLDGYSAQRIEDEIGELVWQGSIDIERDVNKEVVTSFPVDEALPQRKPGVYVLTAAPTTGVSQEWDARATQWFVVSDIGISTYAGTDGLNVFVRSLATAEPIEGVELQLVAKNNEILGTAVSDGDGRVTFTAGLIRGTAGLTPAVITAKKGEDDYVFLDMSRAGFDLSDRGVTGRAAPGAIDILAWTERGIYRAGETVHAAALARDVDGMAIENLPLTFVFLRPDGVEYRRMTSAGGKLGGHTLDLDTQANAMRGTWTMQIFTDPKSPAIGEKQFLVDDFVPDRTEFDLTSDAKEIAVGETASVAVDGRYLYGAPAAGLELEGEVTIKPTRESAAFKGYSFGLADEEASEDTRLPLEELSPLDEEGKSSFDVLLDEVPSTTQLLDATVTVRMREAGGRAVERSLKLPVRAEGPMLGIKPEFEGELAENSVGKFRVIAVDPDGSKTAMPGLLWKLISVERNYHWYRDGSAWKYEPVVTTKQVANGSVDLTEDGGEITVPVGWGRYRLEVETASVDGPTSSVEFDAGWYVAATSTETPDGLEIALDKEKYAVGDTAKLKVSPRFAGELLVTVGTENLITTQTASIAAEGGEVDLPVTDAWGAGAYVTATLYRPGDAQESRMPMRAIGIKWLSVDPAERKLAVTLDAPEKMEPRKALDISLQVAGAGADEEAYVTIAAVDVGILNLTRYEPPNPEAWYFGQRQLGLEIRDLYGRLIDGSLGATGKLRTGGDGGQVALQGSPPTEKLVAFFEGPVQLDGDGKATVSFDIPQFNGTARLMAVAWTKSGVGHATRDVVIRDPVVVTASLPRFLAPGDRSELRLDIANTDAPAGDYQIQVTTSGPATVEQPGTGNTVTLDQGGRSSVTLPVVGQYPGNGVVTVALTGANGLSLEQSLDLLVRPATLPVTQRQVVAIAPGSSLTIDGQLLADSILQGASVNLSVTRSAAFDMPALLMTLDRYPYGCTEQTTSRALPLLYLSELAKQSGLADDEGVTKRVQEAIYRVLSNQSSSGSFGLWGPGYGDLWLDAYVTDFLTRAREQKYDVPEAAMVQALENLQNGVSYDTNVKDRGNEIAYSLYVLARNRKAAINDLRYYANTLINDFPTPLAKAHIAAALALYGDAQGSQDTFANAANMSTGLVNVSLSRSDYGSSLRDGAAVLALAAESRPVPPIVPELSKMVAREWEQKTYTSTQEQAWMLLAARAIQKGDEDMALEVNGASKTGSYAAQMTGDALTTHPVVIRNQGADPVSAVVTTVAAPAQPLSAGGDGFTIERTYYTLDGAEANVIEARQNERYVVVLKMTEANDWPSRVLVTDLLPAGFQIDNPSLVDSAQLSNFEWLGEITATHTEFRNDRFVAALDRSTGAGREVTLAYVVRAVTPGVYDHPAATVEDMYRPQLSARTATGRMEVLAAQ, encoded by the coding sequence GTGCGCGCGTTTTTCGGCCTTTCCACCCTCTTCTTGTCGATTTTGACCGCCGACATCCCCGCCGTTGCCCAGGAGAGTGGACGGCAGATCGAGATCACCAAGGACGGCGACTATTTCGGTTTCGACCTCCGGACCGAACAGAACGTCTCGCTCGACGAATGCCAGCAGACATGCATTGCGGATCAGGCCTGCCGCGCCTTTACCTACAATCCCAAGGTGAAGTGGTGCTTCCTCAAGTCCGACTATAACCAGCTCAACACCTTCCCCGGTGCCATCGCCGGAAAGGTCGTGCAGCCGCAGGCCACACAAGCCGACATCGGGGCGCCGCCGCGCCTGAAATTCCTGTCGGATCAGATCCTGCAGGATGCCCGCAACACCAAGGCCAATCTGGCGCTGGCCGACGACCAGCAGGGCATGGGCGTCAATACGCTCATCGACATGGCGCGCGGCCAGGCCGGCATGGGCAATATCGAAAATGCGCTGAAGGCCTTCCAGGGCGCGCTGGCGATCACGCCCGATGACGCCGAGCTTTGGCTGGAGGCGGCGCGCACGGCAAACCGCATCACCAACAATTCGGCCGTGTCGATGCAAGCCGCGATCGCGGCGATCAACGGCTATGAACTGACCCGCACGACCGAAAGCCGGGCGCATGCGCTTGCCGTCATGGCGAAATCGCTCGAAGGCGCCGAAAACTTCCGCGCCGCCTTGAACGCCTACAAGGCGAGCCTGGAACTGGTGAAGGCAAAATCGGTCGAGGCGGCCTATCTCGATCTCAAGCAGCGCAAGGGCTTCCGCGTCGTCGAACATACGATCGATTCCGACGCCGCGACGCCGCGCGCCTGCGTGCAGTTCTCCGAGCAGCTTCTAAAGAGCGGCGCCGATTATGCCTCCTTCGTCACCGTCAATGGTGCCGCTCCGAAGGCGCTGGAAGCCAAGGGCGACCAGATCTGCATCGAGGGCCTTTCGCATGGCGAACGCTACAAGCTGACCGTTCGCACCGGCCTGCCTTCCACCGTCGACGAAGTGCTCGAAGCGCCCGTGACCCTCGACATCTATGTCGCGGACCGCGCCCAGATGGTGCGCTTCACCGGTGACAGCTTCGTGCTGCCTTCGACCGCACGCCGCGGCATCCCGATCGTTTCCGTCAATACCGACAGCGCCAAGCTGAAACTCTACCGCGTCGGCGACCGCAGCATCGCCCAGGTGCTGCAGAGCTCGCAGTTCCTGACCCAGCTCGACGGCTACAGCGCGCAGCGCATCGAAGACGAAATCGGCGAACTCGTCTGGCAGGGCTCGATCGATATCGAGCGTGACGTCAACAAGGAGGTCGTTACCAGCTTCCCGGTCGACGAAGCGTTGCCTCAACGCAAGCCCGGCGTCTATGTCCTGACCGCCGCACCGACCACCGGCGTCAGCCAGGAATGGGACGCCCGCGCGACGCAGTGGTTCGTCGTTTCCGATATCGGCATCTCCACCTATGCCGGCACCGACGGGCTGAACGTCTTCGTACGCTCGCTGGCCACGGCCGAGCCTATCGAAGGTGTGGAACTGCAGCTCGTCGCCAAAAACAACGAGATCCTCGGCACGGCGGTGAGCGATGGCGATGGCCGCGTCACCTTCACGGCGGGCCTGATCCGCGGCACGGCCGGCCTGACGCCTGCGGTGATCACCGCCAAGAAGGGTGAAGACGATTACGTCTTCCTCGACATGAGCCGCGCCGGTTTCGACCTTTCCGACCGCGGCGTCACGGGCCGCGCGGCTCCCGGCGCCATCGACATTCTCGCCTGGACCGAGCGGGGAATCTACCGCGCCGGCGAGACGGTGCATGCAGCAGCGCTTGCCCGCGACGTCGACGGGATGGCGATCGAGAACCTGCCGCTGACCTTCGTCTTCCTCCGGCCGGATGGTGTCGAATACCGCCGCATGACCAGCGCCGGTGGCAAGCTCGGCGGCCATACGCTTGACCTCGATACCCAGGCAAACGCCATGCGCGGCACCTGGACGATGCAGATCTTCACCGATCCGAAGTCGCCTGCGATCGGCGAGAAGCAGTTCCTCGTCGATGACTTCGTGCCGGATCGCACCGAGTTCGACCTCACCAGCGACGCCAAGGAAATCGCCGTCGGCGAGACGGCAAGCGTGGCGGTCGACGGACGCTATCTCTATGGCGCGCCGGCTGCCGGCCTGGAACTTGAAGGCGAAGTGACGATCAAGCCGACGCGCGAAAGCGCTGCCTTCAAGGGTTACTCCTTCGGTCTCGCCGATGAAGAGGCGAGCGAGGACACGCGCCTGCCGCTCGAGGAACTTTCGCCACTCGACGAGGAAGGCAAATCCAGCTTCGACGTCCTGCTCGACGAAGTGCCCTCGACCACGCAATTGCTCGACGCAACCGTGACCGTGCGCATGCGCGAAGCTGGCGGCCGCGCCGTTGAGCGTTCGCTGAAACTGCCGGTGCGCGCCGAAGGCCCGATGCTCGGCATCAAGCCGGAATTCGAAGGTGAACTCGCCGAGAACTCGGTCGGCAAGTTCCGCGTCATCGCGGTGGATCCGGACGGCAGCAAAACCGCAATGCCCGGTCTCTTGTGGAAGCTGATCAGCGTCGAGCGCAATTATCACTGGTATCGCGACGGCAGCGCCTGGAAGTACGAACCCGTCGTCACCACCAAGCAGGTGGCAAACGGCAGCGTCGACCTGACAGAAGACGGCGGCGAGATTACCGTGCCCGTCGGTTGGGGGCGCTATCGCCTGGAAGTCGAGACGGCTTCGGTCGATGGCCCGACCTCGAGCGTCGAGTTCGACGCCGGCTGGTATGTCGCCGCGACCTCGACGGAAACCCCTGACGGCCTGGAAATCGCGCTCGACAAGGAGAAGTATGCGGTCGGCGACACCGCCAAGCTCAAGGTCTCGCCACGTTTTGCAGGCGAACTGCTGGTGACCGTCGGCACCGAGAACCTGATCACGACGCAGACGGCTTCGATCGCTGCTGAAGGCGGCGAGGTCGACCTGCCGGTCACCGACGCCTGGGGCGCCGGTGCCTATGTCACGGCCACGCTCTATCGGCCGGGCGATGCGCAGGAAAGCCGCATGCCGATGCGCGCCATCGGCATCAAATGGCTCTCCGTTGATCCGGCCGAGCGCAAGCTCGCCGTCACGCTCGACGCGCCGGAAAAAATGGAACCGCGCAAGGCTCTCGACATCAGCCTTCAGGTCGCCGGTGCCGGCGCCGATGAGGAAGCCTATGTGACGATCGCTGCCGTCGACGTCGGCATCCTCAACCTCACCCGCTACGAGCCGCCAAATCCGGAAGCCTGGTACTTCGGCCAGCGGCAGCTCGGCCTCGAAATCCGCGACCTCTATGGCCGCCTGATCGACGGCTCGCTTGGCGCCACCGGAAAGTTGCGCACCGGCGGCGACGGCGGCCAGGTCGCGCTCCAGGGCAGCCCGCCCACGGAAAAGCTGGTCGCCTTCTTCGAAGGACCGGTGCAGCTTGACGGCGACGGCAAGGCCACCGTCAGTTTCGACATCCCGCAATTCAACGGCACGGCGCGGCTGATGGCCGTTGCCTGGACAAAATCAGGTGTCGGCCACGCCACCCGCGACGTGGTCATCCGCGATCCGGTTGTCGTCACCGCCAGCCTGCCGCGGTTCCTGGCGCCCGGAGACCGATCCGAGCTGAGGCTCGACATCGCCAACACCGACGCGCCGGCTGGCGACTACCAGATCCAGGTGACAACCAGCGGCCCGGCAACCGTGGAACAGCCGGGAACGGGCAACACGGTAACCCTGGATCAGGGTGGCCGCTCCTCCGTCACCCTGCCGGTGGTCGGACAGTATCCCGGCAACGGCGTCGTCACCGTGGCGCTGACCGGTGCCAACGGTCTTTCTCTCGAACAGTCGCTCGATCTGCTTGTGCGTCCGGCAACCCTGCCGGTGACACAACGGCAGGTGGTCGCGATCGCGCCGGGAAGCAGCCTGACGATCGACGGGCAACTGCTCGCCGACAGCATCCTGCAGGGCGCTTCGGTCAATCTCAGCGTCACCCGCTCCGCCGCCTTTGACATGCCGGCGCTACTGATGACACTCGATCGCTACCCCTATGGCTGCACAGAGCAGACGACCAGCCGCGCGCTGCCGCTGCTCTACCTCAGTGAACTCGCCAAGCAGTCCGGCCTTGCCGATGACGAAGGCGTGACGAAACGGGTGCAGGAGGCGATCTACCGCGTGCTTTCCAACCAGTCGTCGTCGGGCAGCTTCGGGCTCTGGGGTCCGGGCTACGGCGACCTCTGGCTCGACGCCTATGTCACCGACTTCCTGACCCGCGCCCGCGAGCAGAAATACGACGTGCCGGAGGCCGCGATGGTTCAGGCCCTCGAAAATCTGCAGAACGGCGTCAGCTACGACACCAATGTCAAGGATCGCGGCAACGAGATCGCCTATTCGCTCTACGTGCTCGCCCGCAATCGGAAGGCCGCGATCAACGATCTGCGTTACTACGCCAATACGCTGATCAATGACTTCCCGACGCCGCTCGCCAAGGCGCACATCGCCGCGGCGCTCGCGCTCTACGGTGACGCTCAAGGCTCGCAGGATACGTTTGCCAATGCGGCGAACATGTCGACGGGCCTCGTCAATGTCAGCCTGTCGCGCTCCGATTACGGCTCGTCACTGCGTGACGGCGCCGCGGTGCTCGCGCTCGCGGCCGAAAGCCGACCGGTCCCGCCGATCGTTCCGGAGCTATCGAAAATGGTCGCCCGCGAATGGGAACAGAAGACCTATACCAGCACCCAGGAGCAGGCTTGGATGCTGCTTGCCGCCCGCGCCATCCAGAAGGGCGACGAGGACATGGCGCTCGAAGTCAACGGCGCATCAAAGACCGGCAGCTATGCCGCCCAGATGACCGGCGACGCGCTGACCACCCATCCGGTAGTGATCCGCAACCAGGGAGCTGATCCGGTCTCGGCCGTCGTCACCACGGTCGCGGCTCCCGCCCAGCCGCTTTCGGCCGGCGGTGACGGCTTCACCATCGAGCGCACCTACTACACGCTGGACGGTGCTGAGGCGAACGTCATAGAAGCGCGGCAGAACGAGCGCTACGTCGTCGTCCTGAAGATGACGGAGGCCAACGACTGGCCCTCGCGCGTGCTGGTCACCGACCTGTTGCCGGCCGGCTTCCAGATCGACAATCCGAGCCTCGTCGACAGCGCCCAGCTCAGCAATTTTGAGTGGCTCGGCGAAATCACCGCGACCCACACGGAGTTCCGCAACGACCGCTTCGTCGCAGCACTCGACCGCAGCACCGGGGCCGGCCGCGAGGTCACGCTTGCCTATGTGGTGCGCGCCGTGACCCCCGGTGTCTACGATCATCCGGCCGCAACGGTCGAGGATATGTACCGGCCGCAGCTTTCGGCCCGCACCGCGACTGGACGCATGGAGGTATTGGCCGCGCAATAG
- a CDS encoding ABC transporter permease codes for MPSLSYLVARLLQIIPTFLLVMVFIFLLVRLLPGDPAIAMAEAKATDAQLEQIRHNLGLDEPLPVQFLVFVKNTLTGDLGRSIMLKAPVTEVILSRLPTTIFLALYSVVLAVFLAGPLAFLAASRVNSPVDVAIRGVFQVGLSMPVFYIGLLLLTVLAAQLRWFPVGGYGKTFLANLYHLILPALSVALYTSAIILRNLRASLIEVLDADYVQFARAKGLSPRIIMTRHVLRNALVSTVTLLGLSIGNLMSGTLVTETVFAIPGVGRLMLEAIFARDYPLIQGLTLTFAVLVSVVFLLTDVVQSWLDPRLRQS; via the coding sequence ATGCCCTCACTTTCCTATCTCGTGGCACGGCTGCTGCAGATCATCCCGACGTTCCTGTTGGTGATGGTCTTCATCTTCCTGCTCGTGCGCCTTTTGCCGGGTGACCCGGCGATCGCCATGGCCGAGGCCAAGGCGACCGATGCCCAGCTCGAACAGATCCGGCACAATCTCGGTCTCGATGAGCCGTTGCCGGTGCAGTTCCTCGTCTTCGTCAAGAACACGCTGACCGGCGATCTCGGCCGCTCGATCATGCTGAAAGCGCCGGTGACCGAGGTCATTCTCAGCCGCTTGCCGACGACGATCTTCCTGGCGCTCTATTCGGTCGTGCTCGCGGTCTTTCTCGCGGGACCGCTGGCGTTTCTCGCGGCTTCACGCGTCAACAGCCCGGTCGATGTCGCCATCCGCGGCGTCTTTCAGGTCGGCCTTTCCATGCCCGTCTTCTATATCGGGCTCCTACTGCTGACGGTGTTGGCGGCGCAACTGCGCTGGTTTCCGGTCGGTGGCTACGGCAAGACCTTTCTTGCCAATCTCTACCATCTGATCCTGCCGGCACTCAGCGTCGCGCTCTATACGTCGGCGATCATCCTTCGCAATCTCAGGGCCTCGCTGATCGAGGTGCTCGACGCCGACTACGTGCAGTTCGCGCGGGCCAAGGGTCTTTCGCCGCGGATCATCATGACACGGCACGTGCTGCGCAATGCGCTCGTCTCGACCGTGACGCTGCTCGGCTTGTCGATCGGCAACCTGATGAGCGGCACGCTGGTGACCGAGACGGTCTTTGCCATTCCCGGCGTCGGCCGGCTGATGCTGGAGGCGATCTTTGCCCGCGACTATCCGCTGATCCAGGGCCTGACGCTCACCTTCGCCGTGCTCGTCTCCGTCGTCTTCCTGCTGACGGACGTCGTGCAATCCTGGCTCGATCCGAGGCTTCGCCAATCATGA
- a CDS encoding helix-turn-helix domain-containing protein: protein MPLKIEEAPEVHEGASLPEAATPASLGQMLRARRKEIGKTMKDVAREAGLTEGFISQIERGISTPSLISLYNVANALGTSVDTFLSQPPQHSHSMVSHAGKRTGYNVETKERVYELIERGFPGAALNGCITHMPEGYASELTSHEGEDFLYLIDGEMLYEIDGKEYLLKAGDTLHFPASLPHRARNVGAGPARELWVGTTRIIKED, encoded by the coding sequence ATGCCCCTGAAGATCGAAGAGGCGCCCGAAGTCCATGAAGGCGCCTCCCTCCCCGAAGCCGCGACGCCCGCCTCGCTCGGGCAGATGCTGAGAGCCCGTCGCAAGGAAATCGGCAAGACGATGAAGGACGTGGCGCGCGAAGCCGGTCTGACGGAGGGCTTCATCAGCCAGATCGAACGCGGCATCTCTACCCCGTCACTGATCTCGCTTTACAACGTCGCAAACGCGCTTGGCACCAGCGTCGATACTTTCCTGTCGCAGCCGCCGCAGCATTCGCATTCGATGGTTTCGCACGCGGGCAAGCGCACCGGCTACAATGTCGAGACCAAGGAACGCGTCTACGAACTGATCGAGCGCGGCTTTCCCGGTGCGGCACTCAACGGCTGCATCACCCATATGCCCGAAGGCTACGCCTCCGAACTGACGAGCCACGAGGGCGAGGACTTCCTTTACCTGATCGACGGCGAGATGCTCTACGAGATCGACGGCAAGGAATATCTGCTGAAAGCCGGCGACACGCTGCACTTCCCGGCCTCGCTGCCGCATCGTGCCCGAAATGTCGGCGCGGGGCCGGCCCGCGAACTCTGGGTCGGCACCACCCGGATCATAAAGGAAGACTAA
- a CDS encoding ABC transporter substrate-binding protein produces MKRILPILLGTTLGLLVATSAFAIERGGAMTFARYDDSAVIDPVYADRNPDLWMVNGLYETLLRNGPDGSIVPGLAEAHEVSADGKTITLTLRSGLKFSDGSELTGADVVFSLDRARNAELGPWAGLLGAVDKVTADGNKITVSLKNPDPTIISILATFNTGIMPKAAFEKAAGATDQEKARAFFTAGPITSGPFVMKSHVQGSSMSFERNPNYWRQGEDGKPLPYLDRVEFLVIPDDATRILKLQAGEVDAAEFIPFARVGELGADPNLKMELFPSTRIVYAPINTREAKKDGAKNPLADIKVRQALNYATDKSVLIKLVTFDTGKPMTSLMSAATQLHYGPEPLYPYDPEKAKQLLAEAGLSGGFEVKLTTLAGSADDATLFTALQQMWAPLGVNLKVEQVDNPTRGEKNRSGDFDIHTYGWANDVNDPAQVTGWLGYYKQRQAVGTGWNNQEFNTLFEASNVETDPAKRKDEYKRMQEIYAAEAPLLFLFETPFAVAVSKSIEGYVQTPLGANDFSQAWRAD; encoded by the coding sequence ATGAAACGTATACTGCCTATCCTGCTCGGCACGACACTGGGCCTGCTTGTGGCCACCTCGGCATTTGCGATCGAACGCGGCGGCGCGATGACATTCGCGCGCTACGACGACTCGGCCGTCATCGATCCCGTCTATGCCGACCGCAATCCCGATCTCTGGATGGTGAACGGTCTCTATGAGACGCTGCTGCGCAACGGCCCCGATGGTTCGATCGTGCCGGGTCTCGCCGAGGCTCACGAGGTTTCGGCTGACGGCAAGACCATTACCCTGACGCTTCGAAGCGGCCTCAAATTTTCCGACGGCTCGGAACTGACCGGCGCTGACGTCGTCTTCTCGCTGGACCGGGCGCGCAATGCCGAACTCGGTCCCTGGGCCGGGCTGCTCGGCGCTGTCGACAAGGTCACGGCCGATGGCAACAAGATCACCGTGTCGCTCAAGAACCCCGACCCGACGATCATCTCGATCCTCGCAACCTTCAATACCGGCATCATGCCGAAGGCGGCCTTCGAAAAGGCGGCAGGTGCGACCGACCAGGAAAAGGCGCGCGCTTTCTTCACTGCCGGTCCGATCACTTCGGGGCCTTTCGTCATGAAGAGCCACGTGCAGGGCTCGAGCATGAGCTTCGAGCGCAACCCGAACTACTGGCGCCAGGGCGAAGACGGCAAGCCGCTGCCTTATCTCGACCGGGTGGAATTCCTCGTCATTCCGGATGATGCGACCCGCATCCTCAAGCTGCAGGCCGGCGAAGTCGACGCGGCCGAGTTCATTCCCTTTGCCCGCGTCGGCGAACTCGGGGCCGATCCGAACCTGAAGATGGAGCTCTTCCCATCGACCCGCATCGTCTATGCGCCGATCAATACGCGCGAGGCGAAGAAGGACGGCGCGAAGAACCCGCTTGCGGACATCAAGGTGCGCCAGGCGCTGAACTACGCGACCGACAAGAGCGTGCTGATCAAGCTCGTGACCTTCGATACCGGCAAGCCGATGACCTCGCTGATGTCTGCGGCGACGCAGCTTCATTATGGCCCCGAGCCGCTCTATCCCTATGATCCGGAGAAGGCCAAGCAGTTGCTGGCGGAAGCCGGTCTTAGCGGCGGCTTCGAGGTGAAGCTCACCACGCTTGCAGGCAGCGCTGACGATGCGACGCTGTTTACCGCACTCCAGCAGATGTGGGCGCCGCTCGGTGTCAATCTCAAGGTCGAGCAGGTCGACAACCCGACGCGCGGCGAGAAGAACCGCTCCGGCGATTTCGATATCCACACCTACGGCTGGGCGAACGACGTCAACGACCCGGCGCAGGTGACCGGCTGGCTCGGCTACTACAAGCAGCGCCAGGCCGTCGGTACGGGCTGGAACAACCAGGAATTCAACACGCTGTTCGAAGCCTCCAACGTCGAGACCGATCCGGCCAAGCGCAAGGACGAATACAAGCGCATGCAGGAAATCTACGCGGCGGAAGCGCCGCTGCTCTTCCTGTTCGAAACGCCCTTCGCCGTCGCTGTCTCCAAGTCGATCGAGGGCTATGTACAGACGCCGCTCGGCGCCAACGACTTCTCGCAAGCCTGGCGCGCCGACTGA
- a CDS encoding trans-3-hydroxy-L-proline dehydratase — MRSNKVVHIVSCHAEGEVGDVIVGGVAPPPGNTLWEQRRFIAEDQTLRNFVLNEPRGGVFRHINLLVPPKDPRATMGFIIMEPEDTPPMSGSNSICVSTVLLDSGIVPMQEPETHMVLEAPGGLVNVVAQCRNGKAERITVTNVPSFADKLDAKLEVEGLGTLTVDTAYGGDSFVITDARALGFSVTPDEARELAETGIKITRAANEQLGFTHPENPEWNHISFCQLTLPVEEKDGVLHGRNTVVIQPAKLDRSPTGTGCSARMAVLHARGVMKVGQRFSGHSIIDSTFDCRIVGEATVGGRPAIVPEISGRAWITGTHQVMLDPADPWPAGYRLADTWPRKQ; from the coding sequence ATGCGCAGCAACAAGGTCGTCCATATCGTTTCGTGCCACGCGGAGGGTGAGGTCGGCGACGTCATCGTCGGCGGCGTTGCGCCACCGCCCGGAAACACGCTCTGGGAACAGCGTCGCTTCATCGCAGAAGACCAGACGCTTCGCAATTTCGTGCTCAACGAGCCGCGCGGTGGCGTCTTCCGTCACATCAACCTGCTTGTCCCGCCGAAGGACCCGCGTGCGACCATGGGCTTCATCATTATGGAGCCCGAAGATACGCCGCCGATGTCCGGCTCCAACTCGATCTGCGTCTCGACCGTGCTGCTCGACAGCGGCATCGTACCGATGCAGGAGCCGGAAACGCACATGGTCCTGGAAGCGCCGGGTGGATTGGTCAACGTCGTTGCCCAGTGCCGCAACGGCAAGGCCGAGCGGATCACCGTCACCAACGTTCCGTCCTTTGCCGACAAGCTCGACGCCAAGCTCGAGGTCGAGGGGCTGGGCACGCTGACCGTCGATACCGCCTATGGTGGTGACAGCTTCGTCATCACCGACGCACGGGCCCTCGGTTTCTCGGTGACGCCGGACGAGGCGCGCGAACTTGCCGAAACCGGCATCAAGATCACCCGCGCGGCCAACGAGCAGCTCGGCTTCACCCATCCGGAAAACCCGGAATGGAACCATATCTCCTTCTGCCAGCTGACACTGCCGGTAGAGGAAAAGGATGGTGTTCTGCACGGTCGCAACACCGTTGTCATCCAGCCGGCCAAACTCGATCGTTCGCCGACCGGGACCGGCTGCTCAGCGCGCATGGCGGTGCTGCATGCGCGTGGAGTGATGAAGGTCGGCCAGCGCTTCAGCGGCCATTCCATCATCGATTCGACGTTTGATTGCCGGATCGTCGGTGAAGCCACCGTCGGCGGACGCCCGGCGATCGTGCCGGAAATCTCCGGCCGTGCCTGGATCACCGGCACGCACCAGGTGATGCTCGATCCGGCGGATCCGTGGCCGGCCGGCTACCGCCTCGCCGATACCTGGCCGCGCAAGCAGTAA
- a CDS encoding GntR family transcriptional regulator produces MKLDAVDVRQAASAADIVYEALRKAIIEGDIAEGENLRQDHIAQMFNTSRIPVREALSRLEQHGLITTERYKGAVVAGLSIEEIEEIFEFRALIEAEVIRLAVPNLDRRTLELARQHCEEFEQEDNSDRWGEINRNFHYSLYEAARRPYYLQIVRASLDRIDRYLRAQLTLTSGVARARREHKAILDACMARDAERASALTRDHILDAGRSLTIFLREQRG; encoded by the coding sequence ATGAAACTCGATGCCGTCGACGTCAGGCAAGCCGCCTCAGCCGCCGATATCGTCTATGAGGCCTTGCGCAAGGCGATTATCGAAGGCGACATCGCCGAGGGCGAGAACCTGCGCCAGGACCACATCGCCCAGATGTTCAACACCAGCCGCATCCCGGTACGCGAGGCACTGTCGCGACTAGAGCAGCACGGCCTGATCACCACCGAACGCTACAAGGGCGCCGTTGTCGCCGGTCTTTCGATCGAGGAGATCGAGGAAATCTTCGAGTTCCGGGCGCTCATCGAGGCCGAAGTCATCCGTCTTGCCGTGCCCAATCTCGACCGCCGCACGCTGGAGCTTGCACGCCAGCATTGCGAGGAGTTCGAACAAGAGGACAACTCCGACCGCTGGGGCGAAATCAACCGCAACTTCCACTACAGTCTCTACGAGGCAGCGCGGCGTCCTTACTACCTGCAGATCGTCCGCGCCTCGCTCGATCGCATCGACCGCTACCTCCGGGCGCAGTTGACGCTGACCTCAGGCGTCGCCCGGGCGCGTCGCGAGCACAAGGCGATCCTGGATGCCTGCATGGCGCGCGACGCCGAGCGCGCGAGTGCGCTGACGCGTGACCATATTTTGGACGCCGGTCGTTCGTTGACGATCTTCCTCAGAGAACAACGAGGCTAG